In Astatotilapia calliptera chromosome 20, fAstCal1.2, whole genome shotgun sequence, one genomic interval encodes:
- the LOC113013452 gene encoding helicase ARIP4-like isoform X3, whose protein sequence is MLLLDESESFADQSHSASFSSENEAQGGNPAVWQCTPPPSTSPTAETPAHPPSSQPGSRPHSRPASQSPTPPSALTGTKKRSSKPAHMRRNIRKLLKEHQLEAVTKAAQQEELERRRRLEQQGQQDFPIPLLPEYTTGDVTTHASSSATSAASQQEVNSSRREVICVDSGSTGISEDDSKANIPASVSPQHTHKTDVIDLSYGEDDSIVHVSESTAEEEESEPSDAHINDTLNQPDAQGRVLVNLNHPTTEEDIFLSPQLARAVKPHQIGGIRFLYDNLVESVERFSSSSGFGCILAHSMGLGKTLQVISFIDVLFRRTQAHTVLAIVPVNTLQNWLSEFNTWVPPPEALPPDPDPAVVTPRTFKVHILNDEHKNTTARAKVVEDWARDGGVLLMGYEMYRLLSLKKSFVAGRKKKSKKAAGPVVIDLDEEDRQQELLKGIEKALARPGPDVVICDEGHRIKNCHASTSQALKNIRTRRRVVLTGYPLQNNLIEYWCMVDFVRPDFLGTRQEFSNMFERPILNGQCVDSTPQDIQLMRYRSHVLHSLLEGFVQRRGHDVLKDQLPSKEEHVILVRLSPLQRALYTEFMNRFREAGNTGWLSLNPLKAFCVCCKIWNHPDVLYEALQKENLASDQDLDLDDITSTGRCPAPTNQKPKNLDNSNPVGGLSLNQLQEKANQVITYEWAKDIMTDYKPGILENSAKMVLLFHLIEESVRKGDKLLVFSQSLSTLTVIEDFLAKRPVPPSPNVPSRDRPNQNWVRNLNYYRLDGSTTASERERLINQFNDPSNTSAWVFLLSTRAGCLGVNLIGANRVVVFDASWNPCHDAQAVCRVYRYGQRKPCHIYRLVCDFTLEKKIYDRQISKQGMSDRVVDDLNPVLTFTRREVESLLHFVEEEPDSSSIHLQPNDRMESILKKALHLNPHLITKQPFPHESLLIDRRELKLSNAEKKAAKKGYEAEKRASVPYTRPSYAHYYPASDQSLTNIPAFSQRNWRPPTSTEEKPVASVRPVQSTPVSMMPRQASASSAPGNDSSKCSLGGFPVNCLQKAGVFVQKIVTTTDIVIPGTNNSTDVQARITAGESIHVIRGTKGTYIRTSDGRIFAIRAANKAKSVEESSTAPPKDLQAPPPEVPTHVSNGCLSPKTVPRPLSPDSPEIINELQRYTGGAGAGGSAGSAVHLPESSVSSLPSTKLVQTNGSGGSGLLSGNLSHHDASVTNVIQPNMDATAAQDLRTGSKRKASTPSLDERASKQPSAGKHSSAPVASQGFPFTGGYGLPPMGLNSGMLGGSLGHPLFMGAGSHYFQPPHTQLSDASYMYPDRHGWNMGGAGTVPTSSPSSSLMTTTAPTVSSSSSTSSSSPSVKAASSLSGALPPFMLSSNMPGMAGMLPPGFPLSYSPSLASLYTSSMLPGGVSGPAATPGPAGASFLSQYPPTAASSSSSSSPSSFSPSARSEGQRGPVLVNSGNVSSISSSDEDDVIEVRGQ, encoded by the exons ATGCTGCTTCTGGATGAATCGGAATCATTTGCAG ACCAGTCCCACAGCGCCTCCTTCAGCTCCGAGAATGAGGCTCAGGGCGGCAACCCTGCTGTGTGGCAGTGCACCCCTCCCCCATCTACCTCACCTACGGCGGAGACGCCGGCTCACCCTCCCTCCTCTCAGCCCGGGTCAAGACCCCACTCCAGGCCGGCAAGCCAAAGCCCCACCCCTCCCTCGGCCCTGACAGGAACCAAGAAGAGGAGCTCCAAACCTGCGCACATGAGACGCAACATCAG GAAGTTACTGAAGGAGCATCAGTTGGAGGCAGTGACCAAAGCGGCCCAGCAGGAGGAGCTGGAGAGAAGGCGCCGTCTGGAGCAGCAAGGACAACAGGATTTCCCCATACCGCTGCTGCCCGAATACACAACTG GCGATGTGACAACGCATGCGTCGTCATCGGCAACGTCAGCAGCATCTCAGCAAGAAGTGAACTCGAGCAGACGGGAGGTGATCTGTGTGGACTCGGGCAGCACGGGCATCAGTGAAGACGACAGCAAGGCTAACATACCCGCCTCTGTTagcccacaacacacacacaaaacag ACGTCATAGATCTGAGCTATGGCGAGGACGACTCCATCGTCCACGTTAGCGAGTCTACAGCTGAGGAAGAAGAAAGCGAGCCGAGCGACGCCCACATCAACGATACCCTCAACCAGCCGGACGCCCAGGGGAGGGTGCTGGTCAACCTGAACCATCCGACTACAGAGGAAGACATCTTCCTGTCGCCTCAGCTGGCCAGAGCAGTGAAACCTCATCAG ATTGGGGGAATCCGTTTTCTGTACGATAACCTGGTGGAGTCGGTGGAGcgcttcagcagcagcagtggatTCGGCTGTATCCTGGCACACAGCATGGGCCTGGGAAAAACGCTGCAGGTCATCTCCTTCATCGACGTCCTCTTCAGACGCACCCAGGCTCACACCGTGCTCGCCATCGTACCT GTGAACACGCTGCAGAACTGGCTGTCAGAGTTCAACACCTGGGTCCCGCCCCCTGAGGCTTTACCTCCAGATCCTGATCCTGCAGTGGTGACACCACGTACCTTTAAGGTTCACATTCTCAACGATGAACACAA GAATACTACAGCCAGGGCAAAGGTGGTGGAGGACTGGGCTCGGGACGGGGGCGTGCTGCTGATGGGCTACGAGATGTATCGCCTTTTGTCACTGAAGAAGAGCTTCGTGgctggaaggaaaaagaagagcaaGAAAGCAGCGGGACCTGTCGTCATCGACTTGGATGAAGAGGACAGGCAGCAGGAGCTACTTAAAG GTATCGAGAAAGCTTTGGCTCGGCCCGGTCCAGACGTGGTAATCTGCGACGAAGGACATCGCATCAAGAACTGTCACGCCAGCACGTCGCAGGCTCTAAAGAACATCCGAACCAGACGCCGTGTGGTCCTCACCGGTTACCCGCTCCAGAACAACCTGATTGAATACTGGTGCATGGTCGACTTTGTCCGGCCCGATTTTCTAG GTACGCGGCAGGAGTTCAGCAACATGTTCGAGCGTCCCATTCTGAACGGCCAGTGTGTGGACAGCACACCTCAGGACATCCAGCTGATGAGGTACAGGAGCCACGTCCTGCACAGCCTGCTGGAGGGCTTTGTACAGAG ACGAGGCCACGATGTCCTGAAGGACCAGCTGCCTTCTAAGGAGGAGCATGTGATTCTGGTGCGTCTGTCTCCCCTGCAGAGGGCCCTCTACACAGAGTTCATGAACCGCTTCAGAGAGGCAGGAAACACGGGCTGGCTCAGCCTCAACCCGCTCAAAGCGTTTTGCGTCTGCTGCAAG ATTTGGAACCATCCAGATGTCCTGTATGAGGCTCTGCAGAAGGAAAACCTGGCAAGCGACCAGGATTTAGACCTTGATGACATCACCTCTACAGGACGATGTCCGGCACCAACCAATCAAAAGCCCAAGAACCTGGACAACTCTAACCCCGTCGGTGGCCTGAGCCTTAACCAGCTGCAGGAGAAAGCCAATCAGGTCATCACATATGAATGG GCAAAGGACATCATGACTGACTACAAGCCTGGCATCCTGGAGAACTCTGCAAAGATGGTTCTGCTGTTCCACCTGATAGAGGAGAGTGTCAGAAAGGGAGACAAACTCCTCGTCTTCAG TCAGAGTTTGTCCACGCTGACCGTGATCGAGGATTTTTTGGCTAAGAGACCAGTGCCTCCATCACCCAATGTGCCCAGCAGAGACAGACCCAATCAAAACTGGGTCCGCAACCTCAACTACTATC GACTGGATGGAAGCACAACTGCCTCAGAGAGAGAGCGACTGATAAACCAGTTCAATGACCCCTCCAACACCTCCGCATGGGTTTTTCTGCTGTCAACCAG GGCTGGTTGTCTAGGTGTGAACCTGATCGGGGCAAACCGCGTGGTGGTTTTTGACGCCTCCTGGAACCCGTGCCACGACGCCCAGGCCGTGTGCCGTGTCTACCGCTATGGGCAGAGGAAGCCGTGCCACATCTACAGGCTGGTGTGCGACTTTACGCTGGAGAAGAAGATCTACGACCGCCAGATCTCCAAACAGGGCATGTCTG ACCGCGTTGTGGATGACCTGAACCCCGTGCTGACCTTCACCAGGAGAGAAGTTGAGTCTCTTCTTCATTTTGTGGAGGAGGAACCAGACTCATCTAGCATCCATCTGCAGCCCAACGACAGAATGGAGAGCATCCTCAAGAAGGCCCTGCACCTCAATCCCCACCTGATTACAAAG CAACCATTCCCCCACGAGTCCTTGCTGATAGACCGCAGGGAGCTGAAGCTGAGCAATGCAGAGAAGAAAGCAGCAAAGAAGGGCTACGAGGCTGAAAAGAGGGCCTCGGTGCCATACACCCGCCCTTCCTACGCTCACTATTACCCTGCCAGTGATCAGAGCCTTACCAACATCCCTGCCTTTAGCCAGAGAAACTG GCGTCCTCCCACTAGCACTGAAGAGAAGCCAGTGGCCAGTGTCAGGCCAGTCCAGTCAACTCCAGTCTCTATGATGCCCCGCCAGGCATCTGCAAGCTCTGCCCCAGGCAATGACTCTTCTAAATGCAGCCTCGGAGGCTTCCCTGTCAACTGCCTGCAGAAAGCTGGCGTGTTTGTACAGAAAATTGTCACCACCACTG ACATAGTGATTCCAGGCACCAACAACTCCACAGATGTCCAGGCCAGGATCACCGCTGGAGAGAGTATCCATGTCATCAGGGGCACTAAAG GGACTTACATCAGGACATCTGATGGCCGAATCTTTGCCATCAGAGCAGCTAATAAGGCCAAGTCGGTGGAGGAGAGTTCAACAGCACCACCCAAAG ATTTGCAAGCACCCCCTCCAGAGGTTCCCACCCATGTCAGTAACGGTTGCCTGTCACCCAAGACTGTGCCCCGCCCTCTTTCCCCCGACAGCCCGGAGATCATTAATGAGTTGCAGCGCTATACGGGCGGCGCAGGAGCTGGTGGGTCAGCAGGCTCTGCTGTTCATCTGCCAGAGAGCAGCGTGAGCAGCCTGCCCTCAACCAAACTGGTTCAGACCAATGGCAGCGGTGGGAGTGGGTTATTAAGTGGAAATCTGAGCCACCATGATGCCTCTGTGACTAATGTCATTCAGCCCAACATGGATGCCACTGCCGCCCAAGATCTGAGAACGGGCTCCAAGCGCAAAGCCTCCACCCCATCCTTGGATGAGCGGGCCAGTAAGCAGCCTTCTGCCGGCAAGCACTCCTCAGCCCCTGTGGCCTCGCAGGGCTTCCCCTTCACTGGGGGCTATGGGCTCCCCCCTATGGGTCTAAACTCTGGCATGCTGGGTGGTTCACTGGGGCATCCGCTTTTCATGGGGGCAGGCTCGCATTACTTCCAGCCCCCCCACACTCAGCTGAGTGACGCCAGTTACATGTACCCAGATCGGCATGGGTGGAACATGGGCGGAGCCGGCACTGTTCCCACTTCCTCTCCTTCCTCATCACTGATGACAACCACCGCTCCCACCgtctcatcttcctcctcaacatcatcatc